A window of Firmicutes bacterium HGW-Firmicutes-1 contains these coding sequences:
- a CDS encoding diaminopimelate epimerase, whose protein sequence is MKFTKMHGCGNDYIYINGFDEIIENPKELAIKMSNRNFGVGSDGLVLILPSNNADFRMRMFNSDGSESEMCGNAVRCVGKYVYDKGLIKEDTITIETLAGIKILNLMIEEGNVYSVKVDMGEPILEASLIPVISNKQPVIDEQLEVLNTIYGFTCVSMGNPHAVTFVNDVKKFPLETVGPIVEIAPIFPRKTNVEFAQVVDEENIYMRVWERGAGETLACGTGACATLVACVLNGVTKRRATLHLIGGDLMIEWDENTNHVFMTGPAQTVFEGLWLL, encoded by the coding sequence GTGAAGTTTACTAAAATGCATGGTTGTGGCAACGATTATATATATATAAATGGATTCGATGAGATCATAGAGAATCCTAAAGAATTAGCGATTAAAATGAGTAATAGGAATTTTGGTGTTGGTTCAGATGGGCTAGTACTTATTCTTCCCTCAAATAATGCGGATTTTAGAATGAGAATGTTTAATTCTGATGGATCTGAGTCTGAAATGTGTGGCAATGCTGTTAGATGCGTAGGAAAGTATGTATATGACAAAGGGTTGATTAAAGAGGACACGATTACGATAGAAACTTTGGCAGGTATTAAGATTCTTAATTTAATGATAGAAGAAGGAAACGTATATTCAGTTAAAGTGGATATGGGTGAACCAATACTAGAAGCATCCCTTATTCCGGTTATTTCAAATAAACAGCCTGTTATTGACGAACAACTGGAAGTATTGAACACGATCTATGGATTTACTTGTGTATCAATGGGGAATCCTCATGCAGTAACCTTTGTAAATGATGTGAAGAAATTCCCATTAGAAACAGTCGGACCAATTGTAGAGATTGCTCCAATATTTCCTAGAAAGACGAATGTAGAATTTGCACAAGTAGTTGATGAAGAAAACATTTATATGAGAGTATGGGAGAGAGGAGCAGGTGAGACCTTGGCTTGTGGAACCGGAGCCTGTGCTACTTTGGTTGCTTGCGTTCTTAATGGAGTAACGAAAAGAAGAGCTACTCTTCACCTGATCGGTGGAGATTTAATGATTGAATGGGACGAAAACACGAACCACGTATTTATGACAGGACCTGCTCAGACAGTTTTTGAAGGACTCTGGTTATTATAA
- the yunB gene encoding sporulation protein YunB has product MTSKEVIVMKKKKKAYLIHPFLAKKVIKGRKPRKERNRFKSMFTLILFMAFIVLIVRYIENELMPTVVAMSNMKVSTMSNSIINKAVDETFEEYNASTEGLVTYYYNEKGEVISFGVNTVLINQMNSEIVDKINKQIESFDKEVLSIPIGRLLGESVFSNFGPNINVSILPYGKVTTNYKSSFVATGINQINHRIWIDVEMTIQIVVPLNKTQVEVCQELTLVDRVINGNVPDQYINVPKDEILNIVK; this is encoded by the coding sequence ATGACTTCAAAAGAAGTGATTGTAATGAAAAAGAAAAAGAAAGCATATCTTATACATCCCTTTTTAGCAAAAAAAGTGATTAAAGGTAGAAAACCTAGAAAAGAGCGTAATAGATTCAAGTCAATGTTTACACTAATCCTATTCATGGCTTTTATTGTTTTAATTGTTCGATATATAGAAAACGAACTAATGCCAACAGTTGTTGCAATGTCAAATATGAAGGTTAGTACGATGTCCAATAGTATCATAAATAAAGCTGTAGACGAAACATTTGAAGAATATAACGCGAGTACAGAAGGGTTGGTTACATACTATTATAATGAAAAAGGTGAAGTGATATCATTCGGTGTGAATACAGTATTAATCAATCAAATGAACTCAGAAATTGTTGACAAAATAAATAAACAAATTGAGAGTTTTGATAAAGAAGTATTGTCAATACCTATTGGACGGTTATTGGGGGAAAGCGTATTTTCGAATTTTGGACCCAATATTAATGTAAGCATTTTACCATATGGTAAGGTTACTACGAACTATAAGAGTAGTTTTGTAGCAACAGGTATAAATCAAATAAACCATAGAATTTGGATTGATGTTGAAATGACTATTCAAATTGTTGTTCCGCTAAATAAGACACAAGTAGAGGTTTGCCAGGAATTAACTTTAGTAGATCGTGTAATTAATGGGAACGTGCCTGATCAATATATAAATGTTCCAAAAGATGAAATACTTAACATTGTTAAATAA